In Carnobacterium sp. CP1, the following are encoded in one genomic region:
- the rpsK gene encoding 30S ribosomal protein S11: MVKKVVRKRRVKKNIESGVAHIRSTFNNTIVMITDVHGNAISWSSAGALGFRGSRKSTPFAAQMAAEAAAKVCMENGMKTVEVAVKGPGSGREAAIRSLQATGLEVTAIRDVTPIPHNGCRPPKRRRV; this comes from the coding sequence ATGGTAAAAAAAGTTGTACGTAAACGCCGTGTGAAAAAAAATATCGAAAGTGGGGTTGCTCACATTCGCTCTACTTTTAACAACACTATTGTAATGATCACAGATGTTCATGGAAATGCTATTTCATGGTCTTCTGCAGGAGCTTTAGGCTTCCGTGGATCAAGAAAATCAACTCCATTTGCAGCTCAAATGGCCGCAGAAGCAGCCGCTAAAGTATGTATGGAAAATGGTATGAAAACTGTAGAAGTTGCCGTTAAAGGTCCTGGTTCAGGTCGTGAAGCAGCAATTCGTTCTCTACAAGCAACTGGTTTAGAAGTTACTGCTATTCGTGACGTAACTCCTATCCCGCATAATGGATGCCGCCCTCCAAAACGCCGTCGTGTTTAA
- the rpsM gene encoding 30S ribosomal protein S13, which yields MARIAGVDIPRDKRVVISLTYIFGIGKTTAQKVLKAADVSEEIRVNDLTNDQLDAIRAEIDKLKIEGDLRREVSQNIKRLLEIGSYRGMRHRRGLPVRGQNTKNNARTRKGPSKSIAGKKK from the coding sequence ATGGCTCGTATTGCTGGTGTAGATATTCCGCGTGATAAACGTGTAGTAATTTCTCTAACATATATTTTTGGAATCGGTAAAACAACAGCTCAAAAAGTTTTGAAAGCTGCTGACGTTTCTGAAGAAATTCGTGTAAATGACTTAACAAATGATCAATTAGATGCTATTCGTGCAGAAATTGACAAATTAAAAATTGAAGGTGACCTTCGTCGTGAAGTAAGCCAAAACATCAAACGTTTGCTTGAAATTGGTTCATATAGAGGCATGCGTCACCGCCGTGGTTTACCAGTTCGTGGACAAAACACGAAAAACAACGCGCGTACTCGTAAAGGCCCGTCTAAATCAATTGCAGGTAAGAAAAAATAA
- the rpmJ gene encoding 50S ribosomal protein L36, translating to MKVRPSVKKICDKCKVIRRNGRVMVICENPKHKQRQG from the coding sequence ATGAAAGTAAGACCATCAGTTAAGAAAATTTGTGACAAATGCAAAGTTATCCGTCGTAACGGACGTGTTATGGTGATTTGTGAAAATCCAAAACATAAACAACGTCAAGGATAA
- the infA gene encoding translation initiation factor IF-1 encodes MAKDDVIEIEGTVVETLPNAMFKVELENGHIVLAHVSGKIRMHYIRILPGDKVTVELSPYDLTRGRITYRFK; translated from the coding sequence GTGGCGAAAGACGATGTCATTGAAATTGAAGGAACAGTCGTTGAAACTTTGCCGAATGCAATGTTTAAAGTCGAACTTGAAAATGGCCATATTGTATTGGCACACGTTTCAGGCAAAATCCGTATGCACTACATTAGAATTCTACCTGGAGACAAAGTTACAGTTGAGTTGTCCCCATACGATCTAACACGTGGTCGCATCACATATCGCTTTAAATAA
- a CDS encoding adenylate kinase: MNLILMGLPGAGKGTQAEQIVDTYHVPHISTGDMFRAAIKNETALGLEAKTFMDKGELVPDEVTNGIVKERLAEADTENGFLLDGFPRTLNQAEALENILKDLNKKLDAVIYINVNKDILMERLTGRIICRTCGATYHKTNKPPKVAGTCDRCGGHDFYQREDDKPETVENRIAINLELTNTLLDFYTKRSVLHTVNGEDDVQDVFKDIQEIIADTKK; this comes from the coding sequence ATGAATCTCATTTTAATGGGTCTTCCTGGTGCAGGAAAAGGAACGCAAGCTGAACAAATCGTGGACACATACCATGTGCCTCACATTTCAACAGGCGATATGTTCCGTGCTGCTATCAAAAATGAAACTGCCTTAGGTTTAGAAGCAAAAACATTTATGGATAAAGGTGAATTGGTACCTGATGAAGTAACAAACGGGATTGTAAAAGAACGTTTAGCTGAAGCAGATACTGAAAACGGCTTTTTATTAGATGGATTTCCAAGAACCCTAAATCAAGCGGAAGCTTTGGAAAACATTCTTAAAGACTTGAACAAGAAATTAGATGCCGTTATTTACATCAATGTAAACAAAGACATTTTAATGGAACGTTTAACTGGACGGATTATCTGTCGTACATGTGGTGCAACTTATCATAAAACCAATAAGCCGCCAAAAGTGGCTGGTACATGTGATCGTTGTGGCGGACATGATTTCTATCAAAGAGAAGACGATAAACCTGAAACCGTTGAAAACCGAATTGCTATTAACCTTGAATTAACAAACACTCTGTTAGACTTTTATACAAAACGTTCTGTTTTGCATACTGTCAATGGCGAGGACGATGTTCAAGACGTGTTCAAAGATATTCAAGAAATTATTGCTGATACTAAAAAGTAA
- the secY gene encoding preprotein translocase subunit SecY — MFTLLKNAFQVKDIRSRILFTLGILVIFRIGTHLTVPGVDATALQGLSSSSNGLFGLLNTFGGGALSNYSIFALGVSPYITSSIVVQLLQMDIIPKFVEWSKQGEVGRRKLNQVTRYLTIGLAFVQAIGISFGFNALTGTGLVKNPGTSAYLSIAIILTAGTMLVMWLGEQITVKGFGNGTSMIIFSGIIAKIPTDIATYYNIQIRNAGDELVGAILFTIAILVVIALLVVVVVYIENAKRKIPVQYSKRVTGSGQSSHLPLKVNSAGVIPVIFASSFIMTPQTLLGFFSQNNADAQWFVILNKIFNLQEPIGAVLYTLLIVVFTYFYAFIQVNPEKVAENLQKQGGYIPSVRPGKPTQDFLSRTLTRLSTVGALYLGIIALLPIVASGLWNLPPSLALGGTSLLIVVGVALDSVRQLEGQMIKRSYQGFIQ, encoded by the coding sequence ATGTTTACATTACTGAAGAATGCATTCCAAGTAAAAGACATTAGAAGCAGAATTCTCTTCACTCTCGGTATTTTAGTAATCTTTCGCATAGGAACCCATTTAACGGTTCCTGGCGTAGATGCCACGGCTTTACAAGGCCTTTCATCTTCTTCGAATGGTCTGTTTGGTCTGTTGAATACCTTTGGTGGGGGAGCATTGAGCAATTATTCTATTTTTGCACTAGGTGTTTCTCCTTATATCACATCTTCAATCGTCGTCCAATTGTTACAAATGGATATTATTCCTAAGTTCGTTGAATGGTCAAAACAAGGTGAAGTAGGACGCAGAAAGTTAAATCAAGTTACACGGTACTTAACGATCGGCTTGGCATTTGTTCAAGCTATCGGTATCTCATTTGGTTTTAACGCGCTGACAGGTACTGGCTTAGTCAAAAACCCTGGAACGTCTGCTTATCTTTCGATTGCAATTATCTTAACAGCCGGAACTATGTTGGTTATGTGGCTGGGGGAACAAATTACAGTCAAAGGATTTGGGAACGGAACGTCAATGATCATCTTTTCAGGGATCATTGCAAAAATACCGACAGATATAGCAACTTACTACAACATCCAAATTCGTAATGCCGGAGATGAGCTTGTAGGGGCGATTCTTTTTACAATTGCTATTTTAGTTGTAATAGCGTTACTTGTAGTTGTAGTCGTTTATATCGAGAATGCAAAACGTAAAATACCTGTTCAATATTCGAAACGAGTGACTGGCTCAGGCCAAAGCTCACACTTGCCTTTAAAAGTAAACTCAGCTGGAGTTATTCCAGTTATCTTCGCAAGTTCGTTCATTATGACACCACAAACGCTGTTGGGATTCTTTAGTCAGAATAACGCAGATGCACAATGGTTCGTCATTCTGAATAAAATCTTTAACTTGCAAGAACCAATTGGTGCCGTATTATATACGTTGCTGATTGTGGTCTTTACTTACTTCTATGCATTCATTCAAGTGAATCCAGAAAAAGTAGCAGAAAACTTACAAAAACAAGGCGGCTATATCCCAAGTGTGCGTCCTGGTAAACCGACACAAGACTTTCTCTCTCGTACATTAACCCGTTTGAGTACAGTCGGTGCCCTTTATCTAGGAATTATCGCATTATTGCCGATCGTCGCATCCGGCTTGTGGAATTTGCCTCCATCTCTTGCTTTAGGTGGTACGAGCTTACTGATCGTAGTAGGTGTCGCACTAGATTCAGTTAGACAACTGGAAGGCCAAATGATCAAACGGAGTTACCAAGGCTTTATACAATAA
- the rplO gene encoding 50S ribosomal protein L15, whose amino-acid sequence MKLHELTYAEGSRKERNRVGRGSSSGNGKTSGRGQKGQKSRSGGGVRLGFEGGQTPLFRRLPKRGFTNINRKEYAIVNLETLNRFEDGTEVTPAMLVESGIIKAEKSGIKVLGNGQVERKLTVKASKFSQAAKEAIEAAGGSIEVI is encoded by the coding sequence ATGAAACTTCATGAATTAACATATGCTGAAGGTTCTCGTAAAGAACGCAACCGCGTTGGACGTGGATCTTCATCAGGTAATGGTAAAACTTCAGGTCGTGGTCAAAAAGGACAAAAGTCACGTTCAGGTGGTGGCGTACGTCTAGGGTTCGAAGGTGGACAAACACCATTGTTCCGTCGTTTGCCTAAACGTGGATTTACAAACATCAACCGTAAAGAATATGCTATTGTGAATCTTGAAACCTTAAACCGTTTTGAAGATGGTACAGAAGTAACACCAGCAATGTTGGTCGAATCTGGTATCATCAAAGCTGAAAAATCTGGGATTAAAGTTTTGGGTAACGGTCAAGTTGAACGTAAACTAACTGTTAAAGCAAGCAAATTCTCCCAAGCAGCTAAAGAAGCTATTGAAGCTGCTGGTGGTTCAATCGAGGTGATCTAA
- the rpmD gene encoding 50S ribosomal protein L30 has protein sequence MANLEITLKRSVIGRPQNQRDTVKALGLKKTNTTVVKPANEAIKGMVNTISHLVDVKEV, from the coding sequence ATGGCTAATTTAGAAATCACTTTAAAACGTAGCGTTATCGGACGTCCTCAAAATCAACGTGATACAGTTAAAGCATTAGGTTTGAAAAAAACTAATACTACTGTAGTTAAACCTGCTAATGAAGCAATCAAAGGTATGGTTAACACAATTTCACATTTAGTGGACGTTAAAGAAGTTTAA
- the rpsE gene encoding 30S ribosomal protein S5: protein MVYIDPTQLELEDRVVSINRVTKVVKGGRRLRFAALVVVGDKNGHVGFGTGKAQEVPEAIRKAIEDAKKNLIEVPMVESTIPHEVIGRYSGGNILMKPAKEGSGVSAGGPVRAILELAGVADITSKSLGSSTPINMVRATVQGLQQLKRVEEVAKLRNKSVEEILG, encoded by the coding sequence ATGGTTTACATCGATCCAACTCAATTGGAATTAGAAGATCGTGTAGTTTCAATCAACCGCGTAACTAAAGTTGTAAAAGGTGGACGTCGTTTACGTTTTGCTGCATTAGTTGTTGTAGGAGATAAAAACGGACACGTAGGTTTCGGTACTGGTAAAGCTCAAGAAGTACCTGAAGCTATCCGTAAAGCAATTGAAGATGCTAAGAAGAATCTTATTGAAGTACCTATGGTTGAAAGTACGATTCCTCATGAAGTTATCGGACGTTACAGCGGCGGAAACATTTTAATGAAACCTGCTAAAGAAGGTTCTGGAGTATCTGCTGGTGGCCCAGTACGTGCTATCTTAGAGCTTGCTGGAGTAGCGGACATTACAAGTAAATCTTTAGGATCAAGCACACCAATCAACATGGTTCGTGCAACAGTTCAAGGATTACAACAATTAAAACGCGTTGAAGAAGTTGCAAAACTTCGTAACAAATCTGTAGAAGAAATTCTAGGATAA
- the rplR gene encoding 50S ribosomal protein L18 codes for MINKPDKNKVRLKRHSRVRSKISGTAECPRLNVFRSNTNIYAQLIDDVAGVTLASASSLDKGISGDTKVAQATAVGELVAKNAAEKGIKKVVFDRGGYLYHGRVQALAEAARENGLEF; via the coding sequence GTGATCAATAAACCAGACAAAAATAAAGTACGTTTGAAAAGACATTCACGTGTACGTTCTAAAATTTCTGGTACTGCAGAGTGCCCACGTTTAAACGTTTTCCGTTCTAATACAAATATCTACGCTCAATTAATTGATGACGTAGCGGGTGTGACGCTAGCAAGCGCATCTTCATTAGACAAAGGAATTTCAGGCGATACAAAAGTTGCTCAAGCAACAGCTGTCGGCGAATTAGTAGCTAAAAACGCTGCTGAAAAAGGAATCAAAAAAGTAGTCTTTGACCGTGGTGGATACCTTTACCATGGCCGTGTGCAAGCTTTAGCTGAAGCAGCTCGCGAAAATGGACTAGAATTTTAA
- the rplF gene encoding 50S ribosomal protein L6: MSRIGNKTITVPEGVTITRNENEVTVKGPKGELTRSFSPIITMTVDGNEISFARPNDLKENRAMHGTMRANLNNMIVGVTVGFEKALDLIGVGYRAQLQGNKLVMNVGYSHPIEFNVEEGLTVEVPANTRVVVKGTNKERVGELAANIRAVRPPEPYKGKGIRYVDEFVRRKEGKTGK; this comes from the coding sequence GTGAGCCGTATCGGTAATAAAACAATCACTGTTCCTGAAGGCGTAACGATTACTCGTAACGAGAATGAAGTTACTGTTAAAGGACCAAAAGGTGAATTGACTCGCTCTTTCAGCCCTATTATTACAATGACTGTAGATGGTAACGAAATTTCTTTTGCTCGTCCAAACGATTTGAAAGAAAATCGTGCGATGCATGGAACAATGCGTGCCAACTTAAACAATATGATTGTTGGTGTAACTGTAGGATTTGAAAAAGCTTTAGACTTAATCGGTGTTGGGTACCGTGCACAATTACAAGGAAACAAACTTGTAATGAACGTAGGATACTCACATCCAATCGAATTCAATGTAGAAGAAGGATTAACTGTTGAAGTTCCTGCTAATACTAGAGTTGTCGTTAAAGGTACAAACAAAGAACGTGTCGGAGAATTAGCTGCGAATATTCGTGCTGTTCGTCCACCAGAGCCTTATAAAGGTAAAGGAATTCGTTACGTTGATGAATTTGTACGTCGTAAAGAAGGTAAAACTGGTAAGTAA
- the rpsH gene encoding 30S ribosomal protein S8, translated as MVMTDPIADFLTRIRNANLARHESLEVPASKIKKDVADILKREGFVKNVEYMEDDKQGVIRVFLKYGKDNERVITGLKRISKPGLRVYAKSGEVPKVLNGLGIAIVSTSEGVFTDKEARAKNVGGEIIAYVW; from the coding sequence ATGGTCATGACAGATCCAATCGCAGATTTTCTAACTCGTATTCGTAATGCCAACCTGGCACGTCACGAATCATTAGAAGTACCTGCTTCAAAAATTAAAAAAGATGTTGCTGACATTTTAAAACGTGAAGGTTTCGTAAAAAATGTAGAGTACATGGAAGATGACAAACAAGGGGTTATCCGTGTTTTCTTGAAATATGGAAAAGACAACGAACGTGTTATCACAGGTTTGAAACGTATCTCTAAACCAGGTTTGCGTGTATACGCTAAATCCGGCGAAGTGCCTAAAGTTCTTAACGGACTTGGGATCGCGATCGTATCAACTTCTGAAGGTGTATTTACAGATAAAGAAGCTAGAGCTAAAAACGTCGGTGGAGAAATTATTGCTTACGTTTGGTAA
- a CDS encoding type Z 30S ribosomal protein S14, whose amino-acid sequence MAKKSMIAKNKRPAKFSTQEYTRCERCGRPHSVYRKFKLCRICFRELAYKGQIPGVKKASW is encoded by the coding sequence GTGGCTAAAAAATCAATGATTGCTAAGAACAAACGCCCTGCAAAATTCTCAACTCAAGAGTACACTCGTTGCGAACGTTGCGGACGTCCACACTCAGTTTATCGTAAATTTAAACTTTGCCGTATTTGCTTCCGCGAACTTGCCTATAAAGGACAAATTCCCGGCGTGAAGAAAGCAAGCTGGTAA
- the rplE gene encoding 50S ribosomal protein L5 — MNRLKEKYLNEVTPSLVEKFEYKSVMQTPKVEKIVINMGVGDAVSNAKNLDKAVDELTVISGQKPIITKAKKSIAAFRLREGMPIGTKVTLRGDRMYDFLDKLVSVSLPRVRDFHGVSKKAFDGRGNYTLGIKEQLIFPEVNYDTVDKVRGMDIVIVTTAQTDEEARELLTQLGMPFQK, encoded by the coding sequence ATGAACCGCCTTAAAGAAAAATATTTGAACGAAGTAACACCATCATTGGTGGAAAAATTTGAGTACAAATCAGTTATGCAAACTCCAAAAGTTGAAAAGATCGTTATCAACATGGGAGTCGGCGATGCTGTATCAAACGCTAAAAATTTAGATAAAGCTGTTGATGAGTTAACCGTTATTTCTGGTCAAAAACCAATCATAACTAAAGCTAAAAAATCAATTGCTGCTTTCCGTTTACGTGAAGGTATGCCAATTGGTACTAAAGTTACTTTACGTGGAGACAGAATGTACGATTTCTTAGACAAATTGGTTTCTGTTTCACTTCCTCGTGTACGTGACTTCCATGGTGTAAGCAAAAAAGCTTTCGACGGACGTGGAAACTACACTTTAGGAATTAAAGAACAATTGATCTTCCCAGAAGTTAACTACGATACTGTAGATAAAGTTCGAGGAATGGATATTGTTATCGTAACAACTGCTCAAACAGATGAAGAAGCACGCGAACTTTTAACACAACTTGGAATGCCATTCCAAAAATAA
- the rplX gene encoding 50S ribosomal protein L24 produces the protein MYIKTGDKVKVITGKDKGKEGVILKAFPKKDQVIVEGINTVKKHQKPSSLNPQGGILETEAPVHVSNVMLIDASTGEPTRVGYKVEDGKKVRISKKTGEVLDK, from the coding sequence ATGTACATTAAAACAGGTGATAAAGTAAAAGTAATTACTGGTAAAGACAAAGGAAAAGAAGGCGTGATTTTAAAAGCTTTCCCTAAAAAAGACCAAGTAATCGTTGAAGGAATCAACACGGTGAAAAAACACCAAAAACCTAGTTCATTAAATCCGCAAGGAGGCATTCTTGAAACTGAAGCTCCAGTTCACGTTTCTAACGTAATGCTGATTGACGCTTCTACTGGCGAACCAACACGCGTTGGCTACAAAGTTGAAGATGGTAAAAAAGTACGTATTTCTAAAAAAACTGGTGAAGTTTTAGATAAATAA
- the rplN gene encoding 50S ribosomal protein L14, translating to MIQSESRLKVADNSGAREVLAIKVLGGSGRKTANIGDVIVCSVKHATPGGVVKKGEVVKAVIVRTKSGARRTDGSYIKFDENACVIIRDDKSPRGTRIFGPVARELRENNFMKIISLAPEVL from the coding sequence GTGATTCAATCAGAAAGTCGTTTAAAAGTTGCTGACAACTCAGGCGCACGTGAAGTGTTAGCTATTAAAGTTCTAGGCGGTTCAGGCCGTAAGACTGCTAATATTGGTGATGTAATTGTTTGTAGTGTGAAACATGCAACACCAGGTGGCGTTGTCAAAAAAGGTGAAGTTGTTAAGGCTGTTATTGTTCGTACTAAATCTGGCGCTCGTCGTACAGATGGTTCTTACATTAAATTTGATGAAAATGCTTGTGTAATCATTCGTGACGATAAAAGTCCGCGTGGAACACGTATCTTTGGACCTGTTGCACGTGAATTGCGTGAAAACAATTTCATGAAGATCATTTCATTAGCTCCAGAAGTTCTATAA
- the rpsQ gene encoding 30S ribosomal protein S17: MNEERNHRKVYQGRVVSDKMDKTIVVVTETQKRHSKYGKRMKYSKKYKAHDENNVAKMGDIVKIMETRPLSATKHFRLMEVVEESIII, translated from the coding sequence ATGAATGAAGAACGTAATCATCGTAAAGTTTACCAAGGACGCGTTGTTTCTGACAAAATGGATAAGACAATCGTTGTCGTAACAGAAACTCAAAAGAGACATAGCAAATACGGTAAACGTATGAAATATTCTAAAAAATACAAAGCACATGATGAAAACAATGTTGCCAAAATGGGCGATATCGTAAAAATTATGGAAACTCGTCCGTTATCAGCTACAAAACATTTCCGTTTAATGGAAGTTGTAGAAGAGTCAATTATCATCTAA
- the rpmC gene encoding 50S ribosomal protein L29 — translation MKANELKELSTAEMIGKEKEYKEELFNLRFQLATGQLENTSRLSEVRKSIARIKTALRQAELQK, via the coding sequence ATGAAGGCTAATGAACTTAAAGAGTTATCCACTGCTGAAATGATTGGAAAAGAGAAAGAATACAAAGAAGAACTATTCAATCTGCGATTCCAATTAGCAACAGGTCAATTAGAAAATACTTCTCGTTTAAGTGAAGTTCGCAAATCGATTGCACGCATTAAAACTGCGTTACGTCAAGCTGAGCTACAAAAATAG
- the rplP gene encoding 50S ribosomal protein L16, whose protein sequence is MLVPKRVKFRREFRGKMRGEAKGGKEVTFGEWGLQAVDSHWITNRQIEAARIAMTRYMKRGGKVWIKIFPHKSYTSKAIGVRMGSGKGAPEGWVAPVKRGKIMFEVGGVSEEIAREALRLASHKLPIKTKIVKRTETGGESNEG, encoded by the coding sequence ATGTTAGTACCTAAACGTGTAAAATTCCGTCGTGAATTTAGAGGTAAAATGCGTGGTGAAGCTAAAGGTGGTAAAGAAGTAACCTTTGGAGAATGGGGCTTACAAGCTGTTGATTCTCACTGGATCACTAACCGCCAAATCGAAGCAGCACGTATCGCAATGACACGTTATATGAAACGTGGTGGGAAAGTATGGATTAAAATCTTCCCTCACAAATCATATACGTCTAAAGCAATCGGAGTTCGTATGGGTTCTGGTAAAGGAGCTCCTGAAGGTTGGGTAGCACCAGTTAAACGTGGAAAAATCATGTTTGAAGTTGGTGGCGTCTCTGAGGAAATCGCTCGTGAAGCATTACGTCTAGCTTCTCACAAATTACCGATCAAAACGAAAATTGTAAAACGTACAGAAACTGGTGGTGAATCGAATGAAGGCTAA
- the rpsC gene encoding 30S ribosomal protein S3 has protein sequence MGQKINPTGLRVGIIRDWDAKWYAEKEYANYLHEDLRIREYIAKKLSDASISQIEIERAANRVNVSLHTAKPGMVIGKGGSEVDSLRKKLNELTGKRVHINIVEIKKPDLDAKLVGEGIARQLESRVAFRRAQKQAIQRTMRSGAKGIKTQVSGRLNGADIARSETHSEGSVPLHTLRADIDYAWEEADTTYGKLGVKVWIYRGEILPTKKNAEKGGK, from the coding sequence GTGGGTCAAAAAATTAATCCAACGGGGTTACGCGTAGGCATCATCCGCGATTGGGATGCTAAATGGTATGCAGAAAAAGAATATGCTAACTATTTACACGAAGATCTACGTATCCGTGAATACATTGCTAAAAAACTTAGCGACGCTTCTATTTCACAAATTGAAATCGAACGTGCTGCTAATCGTGTAAATGTTTCACTTCATACTGCTAAACCGGGCATGGTTATCGGTAAAGGCGGTTCTGAAGTTGATTCACTACGTAAAAAATTAAACGAGTTAACAGGCAAACGTGTCCACATCAACATCGTGGAAATCAAAAAACCTGACTTAGATGCAAAATTAGTTGGCGAAGGAATTGCTCGTCAATTAGAAAGCCGTGTTGCTTTCCGTCGTGCTCAAAAACAAGCCATCCAACGTACTATGCGTTCTGGCGCTAAAGGAATCAAAACGCAAGTTTCTGGTCGTCTAAACGGTGCAGATATCGCTCGTAGCGAAACTCACTCTGAAGGATCAGTTCCATTGCACACATTGCGTGCCGATATCGACTACGCATGGGAAGAAGCAGATACTACTTATGGTAAATTAGGCGTTAAAGTCTGGATCTACCGTGGAGAAATTCTTCCAACAAAAAAGAACGCTGAGAAAGGAGGGAAATAA
- the rplV gene encoding 50S ribosomal protein L22: MQEQITAAKATAKTVRIAPRKVRLVVDLIRGKSVGEAISILKFTPRGASPVVEKVLMSAIANAEHNYDLDVENLVVSEAFVNEGATMKRFRPRAKGSAAPIMKRTSHITVVVSEKKEG; the protein is encoded by the coding sequence ATGCAAGAACAAATTACAGCAGCTAAAGCAACTGCAAAAACTGTTCGCATTGCGCCTCGTAAAGTTCGTTTAGTTGTCGATCTTATCAGAGGTAAAAGCGTTGGAGAAGCAATTTCAATTTTGAAATTCACTCCACGTGGAGCATCGCCAGTAGTTGAAAAAGTGCTTATGTCAGCAATTGCAAATGCAGAACATAACTACGATTTAGATGTAGAAAACTTGGTAGTTAGCGAAGCTTTTGTTAACGAAGGGGCAACGATGAAACGTTTCCGTCCTCGTGCTAAAGGATCAGCTGCACCAATTATGAAACGTACAAGTCACATTACAGTTGTGGTATCAGAGAAGAAGGAGGGATAA
- the rpsS gene encoding 30S ribosomal protein S19 — MGRSLKKGPFVDEHLMKKMEALAKSEKKSVVKTWSRRSTIFPSFVGYTIAVYDGRKHVPVYVQEDMVGHKLGEFAPTRTYRGHAADDKRTRR, encoded by the coding sequence ATGGGTCGTAGTCTTAAAAAAGGACCTTTTGTAGATGAACACTTGATGAAAAAAATGGAAGCATTGGCTAAAAGCGAAAAGAAATCTGTCGTTAAAACATGGTCACGCCGTTCAACGATTTTCCCAAGTTTTGTAGGATACACAATAGCAGTCTATGATGGACGCAAACATGTTCCTGTTTATGTACAAGAAGATATGGTCGGACACAAATTAGGCGAATTCGCACCAACAAGAACTTACCGCGGTCACGCTGCGGATGACAAAAGAACTAGACGTTAA